In Lytechinus variegatus isolate NC3 chromosome 18, Lvar_3.0, whole genome shotgun sequence, a single genomic region encodes these proteins:
- the LOC121431997 gene encoding melatonin receptor type 1A-like, translating to MDINQTALHDVNYTGRVIISIYFILVAIFGFFGNLIILIVLVKIPKMRTHTNIFIGSLAVSDLTTCLMLPFLVAGILSKTGWPMPNWVCIINTIVRFTSQGSSVWNLVAIAVNRLVLVTMSTRLYRVLYQTSTIIVNIAFVWLFPLSCVIIPYLTGDIVIGFDKGPNICSDTDFDSEGNPVHTFVYIQGLVLSCIPLVIVVVCYIRIYVFVRLHIRRQSKAATSMMSMVARRPTRPEPSSMTSSELRTESETTDGKTARKSQTGGLKTRLKKISLRRNYSQLESRITKNCFYVFLGFLICIIPYGICILADIGFEGAPLAMIFLVSSTCLNPIIYGTKHPLFKAAMWNILTTRFSRDSNIPDASAFHSATRQNGTTTPVSLSCERTIDNSQDLAV from the exons ATGGATATCAACCAAACTGCACTACATGACGTAAACTATACAGGACGAGTTATAATCTCGATCTATTTCATCTTGGTGGCGATATTTGGATTCTTCGGAAATTTGATCATATTGATCGTGCTTGTCAAGATTCCCAAGATGCGGACTCACACCAACATCTTCATCGGTAGTCTTGCTGTCAGTGACCTGACTACTTGTCTGATGCTACCCTTCCTGGTGGCGGGTATCCTTTCCAAGACAGGATGGCCGATGCCGAACTGGGTGTGcatcatcaacaccattgtCCGTTTCACTAGCCAAGGTAGTAGCGTGTGGAACCTGGTCGCCATCGCCGTCAACCGCCTTGTCCTCGTGACGATGTCGACACGCCTATATCGAGTTCTCTACCAAACCTCGACCATCATTGTCAACATCGCATTCGTATGGTTGTTCCCACTTTCGTGCGTCATCATACCTTACCTCACAGGCGACATCGTCATTGGTTTCGATAAAGGTCCCAATATCTGCAGCGATACGGACTTCGACAGTGAAGGCAACCCAGTACACACATTCGTTTACATCCAAGGACTAGTCCTATCTTGCATACCTCTTGTTATAGTCGTCGTATGTTACATCCGTATTTACGTCTTCGTCCGATTACACATTCGACGTCAGAGCAAAGCGGCCACGAGTATGATGTCGATGGTTGCTCGAAGACCGACACGGCCAGAGCCAAGCTCAATGACATCATCAGAGCTGAGGACGGAGAGTGAAACGACTGATGGAAAGACAGCGAGAAAGAGTCAG ACTGGTGGGCTCAAAACCAGGTTGAAAAAGATCTCCCTTCGGCGCAATTACAGCCAACTGGAATCTCGCATCACCAAGAACTGTTTCTACGTGTTCTTGGGATTCCTCATCTGCATCATACCCTACGGAATTTGCATCCTTGCGGACATCGGGTTTGAGGGCGCCCCACTGGCAATGATCTTCCTCGTCTCCAGTACCTGTCTGAACCCCATCATTTACGGGACCAAGCATCCGCTCTTCAAAGCTGCTATGTGGAATATCCTCACCACCAGATTTAGTAGGGATTCAAACATCCCTGATGCAAGTGCCTTCCATAGTGCGACAAGGCAGAATGGTACAACCACTCCTGTGTCTCTTAGCTGCGAAAGAACAATCGATAATTCACAGGACTTAGcagtgtaa